Proteins found in one Gordonia sp. PDNC005 genomic segment:
- a CDS encoding acyl-CoA dehydrogenase family protein, which produces MVTFTPEQTAFAQAVTDFCQRETGTREQRDKWTNNGEENHSQELYKKMADLGWAGIIVPEEFGGAGAGNVELCIFLEEAIRNQAPIGGIGPTLITAAAYEKFANDDLKREVLEGVVAGDALSISMSEPEAGSDVGALTCRADKVDGGWVINGQKTWCSNAHFAKSILLIARTDRSGGKHEGLTQFHIPADTPGLQISQIDTLGGREVNDLYFTDCKVPDSAVVGQVGNGWKQLMAGLNTERLILAAMQLGLAQRSFDDTLAFITERKQFGRPIGTFQALRHRMADHATEIACTRELVYSVAKAADANPDKLMPREASMVKLKATETSKAMTIDGMQMMGGYGYAKEFDAERLMRGAIISTVFGGTNEIQRDVIGKTYGL; this is translated from the coding sequence ATGGTCACTTTCACCCCCGAGCAGACTGCGTTCGCACAGGCGGTCACCGATTTCTGCCAGCGCGAGACCGGCACGCGCGAGCAGCGTGACAAGTGGACGAACAACGGCGAGGAGAACCACTCGCAGGAGCTGTACAAGAAGATGGCCGACCTCGGCTGGGCCGGCATCATCGTTCCGGAGGAGTTCGGCGGCGCAGGCGCCGGAAACGTCGAGCTCTGCATCTTCCTCGAGGAAGCGATCCGCAACCAGGCGCCGATCGGCGGGATCGGACCGACGCTGATCACCGCGGCGGCGTACGAGAAGTTCGCCAACGACGACCTCAAGCGTGAGGTGCTCGAAGGAGTCGTCGCGGGTGACGCGCTGTCGATCTCGATGTCCGAGCCCGAAGCAGGCTCCGACGTCGGCGCGCTCACCTGCCGTGCCGACAAGGTCGACGGCGGCTGGGTCATCAACGGCCAGAAGACGTGGTGCTCAAACGCCCATTTCGCGAAGTCGATACTGCTCATCGCTCGCACCGACCGCAGCGGCGGCAAGCACGAGGGTCTCACCCAGTTCCATATCCCCGCCGACACACCCGGCCTGCAGATCTCACAGATCGACACTCTCGGGGGCCGCGAGGTGAACGACCTCTACTTCACCGACTGCAAGGTGCCCGATTCCGCCGTCGTCGGTCAGGTCGGCAACGGCTGGAAGCAACTGATGGCCGGACTCAACACCGAACGTCTCATCCTCGCCGCGATGCAGCTCGGACTGGCACAGCGTTCATTCGACGACACTCTCGCATTCATCACCGAGCGGAAGCAGTTCGGACGCCCGATCGGTACGTTCCAGGCGTTGCGTCACCGCATGGCCGACCACGCGACGGAGATCGCGTGCACCCGAGAACTCGTGTACAGCGTCGCGAAGGCCGCCGACGCCAACCCCGACAAGCTGATGCCGCGTGAAGCGTCGATGGTCAAGCTCAAGGCCACCGAGACCAGCAAGGCCATGACGATCGACGGCATGCAGATGATGGGCGGCTACGGCTACGCCAAGGAGTTCGACGCCGAGCGGCTGATGCGCGGCGCGATCATCTCGACGGTGTTCGGCGGCACCAACGAGATCCAGCGAGACGTCATCGGAAAGACCTATGGCCTCTGA
- a CDS encoding GntR family transcriptional regulator, with product MASEPSSQPALGRRPQLSEEVASVVRHRIMTAELLPGERVRLDETAAALGVSVTPVREALLTLRGEGMVAFAPHRGYTVADLTRTDVADLFWLQGEAAARIARRTCALITPSEIDQLAWANANLRGAAMSGDAAAIVEAEFDFHRTHNHVSGSGKLAWILQNATRYTPHQLYARDPEWARDALEAHEELINAYREGDGDAAAGAVRRQFDDGAARLIGHLESTSIWD from the coding sequence ATGGCCTCTGAGCCGAGCTCACAGCCGGCGTTGGGCCGTCGTCCGCAGTTGTCGGAAGAGGTGGCGTCGGTCGTACGCCACAGAATCATGACGGCCGAGCTCCTCCCCGGCGAACGAGTCCGCCTAGACGAGACGGCCGCTGCGCTCGGGGTTAGCGTGACGCCGGTTCGCGAGGCATTGCTCACGCTGCGGGGCGAAGGCATGGTCGCCTTCGCCCCGCACCGCGGGTACACCGTCGCCGATCTGACCCGAACGGACGTCGCAGACCTGTTCTGGCTGCAAGGCGAAGCTGCGGCGCGCATCGCCCGGCGGACATGTGCACTCATCACTCCGTCGGAGATCGATCAACTCGCGTGGGCGAACGCGAATCTGAGGGGCGCTGCCATGTCGGGTGACGCCGCCGCGATCGTCGAGGCAGAGTTCGATTTCCACCGGACGCACAATCACGTCAGCGGCAGCGGAAAGCTCGCATGGATCCTGCAGAACGCGACGCGGTACACACCGCATCAGCTGTACGCGCGCGACCCCGAGTGGGCACGCGACGCGCTCGAAGCCCACGAGGAGTTGATCAACGCGTATCGCGAAGGTGACGGCGACGCTGCGGCCGGTGCCGTCCGCCGCCAGTTCGACGACGGCGCCGCCCGCCTCATCGGACACCTCGAATCCACCTCGATCTGGGACTGA